In the Streptomyces sp. f51 genome, one interval contains:
- the serB gene encoding phosphoserine phosphatase SerB, with translation MSASHTPDVPTLLVKIFGKDRPGITAGLFDTLAAFSVDVVDIEQVVTRGRIVLCALVTEPPAGLEGDLRSTVHSWAESMKMQAEIISGHGDNRPRGLGRSLVTVLGHPLTAESTAAIAARITKTGGNIDRIFRLAKYPVTAVEFAVSGTETEELRTALVTEASALGVDIAVVAAGLHRRAQRLVVMDVDSTLIQDEVIELFAAHAGCEAEVAEVTAAAMRGELDFEQSLHARVALLEGLDASVVQKVREEVRLTPGARTLIRTLKRLGFQVGVVSGGFTQVTDDLKERLGLDFAQANTLEIVDGKLTGRVTGEIVDRAGKARLLRRFAAEAGVPLVQTVAIGDGANDLDMLNAAGLGVAFNAKPVVRQAAHTAVNFPFLDTVLYLLGVTREEVEAADMHVDEAAG, from the coding sequence AGATCTTCGGCAAGGACCGGCCGGGCATCACCGCCGGACTCTTCGACACCCTCGCCGCCTTCTCCGTCGACGTGGTCGACATCGAGCAGGTCGTCACCCGGGGCCGGATCGTGCTGTGCGCGCTCGTGACCGAGCCGCCCGCAGGCCTCGAAGGCGATCTCCGGTCGACCGTCCACAGCTGGGCGGAGTCGATGAAGATGCAGGCGGAGATCATCTCCGGCCACGGCGACAACCGCCCGCGTGGCCTGGGCCGTTCGCTGGTGACGGTGCTCGGGCACCCGCTCACCGCGGAGTCGACGGCCGCCATCGCCGCGCGGATCACCAAGACCGGCGGCAACATCGACCGTATCTTCCGGCTCGCCAAGTACCCGGTGACTGCGGTCGAGTTCGCGGTGTCCGGTACGGAGACCGAGGAGCTGCGCACCGCGCTGGTGACCGAGGCCTCGGCACTCGGTGTCGACATCGCGGTCGTGGCCGCGGGCCTGCACCGGCGGGCCCAGCGTCTGGTCGTGATGGACGTGGACTCCACGCTGATCCAGGACGAGGTGATCGAGCTCTTCGCCGCGCACGCCGGGTGCGAGGCCGAGGTCGCGGAGGTCACGGCGGCCGCGATGCGCGGTGAGCTGGACTTCGAGCAGTCCCTGCACGCGCGCGTGGCCCTCCTCGAAGGGCTGGACGCCTCGGTGGTGCAGAAGGTGCGCGAGGAGGTGCGGCTGACGCCGGGCGCGCGGACCCTGATCCGTACGCTGAAGCGGCTCGGCTTCCAAGTCGGTGTCGTCTCCGGCGGGTTCACCCAGGTCACCGACGATCTGAAGGAGCGGCTCGGGCTCGACTTCGCCCAGGCCAACACGCTGGAGATCGTCGACGGGAAGCTGACCGGCCGGGTGACCGGCGAGATCGTGGACCGGGCGGGCAAGGCGCGGCTGCTGCGCCGGTTCGCCGCCGAGGCCGGGGTCCCGCTGGTCCAGACCGTGGCGATCGGCGACGGCGCCAACGACCTCGACATGCTCAACGCGGCCGGCCTCGGGGTCGCCTTCAACGCCAAGCCGGTCGTGCGGCAGGCCGCGCACACCGCGGTGAACTTCCCGTTCCTCGACACGGTCCTGTATCTGCTGGGCGTCACCCGCGAAGAGGTCGAGGCCGCCGACATGCACGTGGACGAGGCCGCCGGCTGA
- a CDS encoding histidine phosphatase family protein produces the protein MSVAEPRRIVLFRHAKADWPQVSDHERPLADRGRMDAAVAGRRLADSGIPLDLALCSTAIRTRETWKHAVQELPHRPKTVYEERIYEASPGELIAVLNETPDDAHNVILIGHNPGVHGLTDVLAGRSEGDTRARMTAHGFHTAAFAVLSFDGSWKSLEPGTADLTEYWAPTE, from the coding sequence ATGAGCGTCGCAGAACCCCGCAGGATCGTCCTCTTCCGGCATGCGAAAGCCGACTGGCCGCAGGTGTCCGACCATGAGCGGCCGCTCGCCGACCGGGGCCGCATGGACGCCGCCGTCGCCGGACGCAGGCTGGCCGACAGCGGCATCCCCCTGGACCTGGCCCTCTGCTCCACCGCGATCCGGACCCGAGAGACGTGGAAGCACGCCGTCCAGGAGCTCCCGCACCGGCCGAAGACGGTCTACGAGGAGAGGATCTACGAAGCCTCGCCCGGCGAGCTGATCGCCGTCCTCAACGAGACTCCGGACGACGCGCACAACGTGATCCTGATCGGTCACAACCCAGGTGTGCACGGACTGACCGACGTGCTCGCGGGCCGGTCCGAGGGCGACACCCGCGCCCGCATGACCGCCCACGGTTTCCACACCGCCGCCTTCGCGGTGCTGTCCTTCGACGGATCCTGGAAGTCCCTGGAGCCCGGGACGGCCGACCTGACGGAGTACTGGGCACCGACGGAGTGA
- a CDS encoding SGM_5486 family transporter-associated protein codes for MPVLDPNPQNGQKKLLIVLGAMLAITVIIGIIASIASP; via the coding sequence ATGCCTGTGCTCGACCCGAACCCCCAGAACGGCCAGAAGAAGCTGCTGATCGTGCTCGGCGCGATGCTGGCCATCACCGTGATCATCGGGATCATCGCGTCCATCGCGTCCCCGTGA
- a CDS encoding CynX/NimT family MFS transporter codes for MMGLMAPQETRTPTPSPPIPSPPIRTGSTAPEPPAPRAWPARLVVAGIVLAALNLRPAITSLGALLEEVRDGLGMSGSVAGLLTSVPPLCFAVFGVTAPRLARRFGPAAVVCAGMVAITAGLAIRPYIGGTAGFLAASALALMGIAVSNVLMPVIVKRWFPDRVGSMTGLYSMALALGTSVAAAATVPMTDALGGDWHAGLVVWAGLAAAAVVPWILLVRARGTGDREGPASGTAGTRDREPTAKAEPAPSSPPAAGTPQPTPTPVAPSVSAHEPDEGALRITRSRTAWALAVFFGLQATAAYITMGWMAQIFRDAGVAAGTAGLLLAVTMVMGVPLAFVIPRLATRLPRQGPIVVVLGLCGLAGYTGLYLAPAAGAWAWALLLGISNCAFPLALTMVGMRARTGAGVAKLSAFAQSAGYLISIPGPLLVGVLYQHSGGWGLPLALMAGLMVPQIGVGILAGRDRTVEDEATA; via the coding sequence ATGATGGGCCTCATGGCCCCCCAGGAAACCCGCACGCCGACGCCTTCCCCGCCGATACCGTCCCCGCCGATACGCACCGGGAGCACGGCACCCGAGCCGCCCGCCCCGCGCGCGTGGCCGGCCCGGCTCGTGGTCGCCGGCATCGTCCTGGCGGCCCTCAACCTGCGCCCGGCCATCACCAGCCTCGGCGCCCTCCTCGAAGAGGTCCGCGACGGCCTCGGCATGAGCGGCAGCGTCGCCGGACTGCTCACCTCGGTGCCGCCCCTGTGCTTCGCCGTCTTCGGCGTGACGGCACCGCGGCTGGCCCGCCGCTTCGGACCCGCCGCCGTCGTCTGCGCGGGCATGGTCGCCATCACGGCGGGCCTGGCGATACGCCCGTACATCGGGGGCACGGCCGGATTCCTGGCGGCCAGCGCACTCGCCCTCATGGGCATCGCCGTCAGCAACGTCCTGATGCCGGTCATCGTCAAGCGCTGGTTCCCCGACCGCGTCGGCTCCATGACCGGCCTCTACTCGATGGCCCTGGCCCTCGGCACGTCGGTCGCCGCCGCGGCGACCGTCCCCATGACCGACGCCCTCGGCGGAGACTGGCACGCCGGCCTCGTGGTGTGGGCGGGACTCGCGGCGGCCGCCGTCGTCCCGTGGATCCTGCTGGTACGAGCGCGGGGCACCGGCGACCGCGAAGGTCCCGCGTCCGGTACGGCGGGAACCCGGGACCGCGAGCCCACCGCCAAGGCGGAACCCGCGCCTTCGTCGCCCCCCGCGGCCGGCACCCCGCAGCCGACCCCCACCCCCGTCGCCCCCTCCGTCAGCGCCCACGAGCCTGACGAGGGAGCCCTGCGCATCACCCGCAGCCGTACCGCCTGGGCCCTCGCCGTCTTCTTCGGCCTCCAGGCCACCGCCGCCTACATCACCATGGGCTGGATGGCCCAGATCTTCCGTGATGCGGGCGTCGCCGCGGGCACCGCGGGACTGCTCCTCGCCGTCACGATGGTGATGGGCGTGCCGCTTGCCTTCGTCATCCCGCGTCTCGCCACCCGCCTGCCCCGGCAGGGGCCCATCGTCGTCGTCCTGGGCCTCTGCGGGCTCGCCGGATACACGGGCCTCTACCTGGCCCCGGCGGCCGGTGCCTGGGCCTGGGCGCTGCTGCTCGGCATCTCCAACTGCGCCTTCCCGCTGGCCCTGACCATGGTCGGCATGCGCGCCCGCACCGGCGCCGGCGTCGCCAAGCTGTCCGCGTTCGCCCAGAGCGCCGGGTACCTGATCTCGATCCCGGGTCCGCTGCTCGTGGGCGTGCTCTACCAGCACAGCGGAGGCTGGGGCCTGCCGCTGGCGCTGATGGCCGGGCTCATGGTCCCGCAGATCGGGGTGGGCATCCTGGCGGGCCGCGACCGCACGGTGGAGGACGAGGCCACCGCGTGA
- a CDS encoding FadR/GntR family transcriptional regulator: MPLSHPRRSALSEQVIAELRNQITSGEWPVGSRIPTEPELVDQLGVARNTVREAVRALAHNGLLDIRQGSGTYVVATSELAGVMQRRFADADPRHIAELRSTLESSAARLAAERRTERDLKQLEALLVRREEAWESGDAEAFVAADATFHLAVVAASRNDVMQAMYADLGEVLRDWLRVDVGKELTPESYMDHTLLVDAIRAGDADAAAAEAASYPFQCRPGPAAGRG, encoded by the coding sequence ATGCCGCTGAGCCATCCCCGCCGTTCGGCCCTGTCCGAGCAGGTCATCGCCGAGCTGCGGAACCAGATCACCTCGGGCGAGTGGCCCGTCGGCTCCCGTATCCCGACCGAGCCGGAGCTCGTCGACCAGCTCGGGGTGGCCCGCAACACCGTGCGCGAGGCCGTCCGGGCGCTCGCCCACAACGGGCTGCTGGACATCCGGCAGGGGTCGGGGACGTACGTCGTGGCGACGAGCGAGCTGGCGGGTGTGATGCAGCGCCGGTTCGCGGACGCCGACCCGCGGCACATCGCCGAACTGCGCTCCACGCTGGAGTCGAGCGCGGCGAGGCTGGCCGCCGAGCGGCGCACCGAGCGCGATCTCAAGCAGCTGGAGGCGCTCCTCGTACGCCGGGAGGAGGCCTGGGAGTCGGGTGACGCGGAGGCCTTCGTGGCCGCCGACGCGACCTTCCACCTGGCGGTGGTGGCCGCGTCCCGCAACGACGTCATGCAGGCGATGTACGCGGACCTGGGCGAGGTGCTGCGGGACTGGCTGCGCGTGGACGTCGGCAAGGAGCTGACGCCGGAGTCGTACATGGACCACACGCTGCTCGTCGACGCGATCAGGGCGGGCGACGCGGACGCCGCGGCGGCGGAGGCCGCCTCGTATCCCTTCCAGTGCCGTCCAGGACCGGCGGCGGGCCGGGGGTAG
- the fabI gene encoding enoyl-ACP reductase FabI — MSGILEGKRVLITGVLMESSIAFHTAKLAQEQGAEIILTAFPRPTLTERIARKLPKPTKVIELDVTNEEHLGRLADVVGEELGGLDGVVHSIGFAPQDALGGNFLNTPFESVATAMHVSAFSLKSLTMACLPLMQNGGSVVGLTFDAQYAWPQYDWMGPAKAALEATSRYMARDLGKQNIRCNLISAGPIGSMAAKSIPGFGELASVWDTRAPLEWDLKDPEPAGKGVVALLSDWFPKTTGEIIHVDGGLHAIGA, encoded by the coding sequence ATGAGCGGAATTCTCGAGGGCAAGCGCGTCCTGATCACCGGTGTGCTGATGGAGTCCTCCATCGCCTTCCACACCGCCAAGCTGGCCCAGGAGCAGGGTGCCGAGATCATCCTGACCGCGTTCCCGCGGCCCACGCTGACCGAGCGCATCGCCAGGAAGCTGCCGAAGCCCACCAAGGTCATCGAGCTCGACGTCACCAACGAGGAGCACCTCGGGCGCCTGGCCGACGTCGTCGGCGAGGAGCTGGGCGGCCTGGACGGCGTCGTGCACTCCATCGGCTTCGCCCCGCAGGACGCCCTCGGCGGCAACTTCCTGAACACGCCGTTCGAGTCGGTCGCCACGGCCATGCACGTCTCGGCGTTCTCCCTGAAGTCGCTGACGATGGCCTGCCTGCCGCTGATGCAGAACGGCGGCTCCGTCGTCGGTCTCACCTTCGACGCGCAGTACGCGTGGCCGCAGTACGACTGGATGGGCCCGGCCAAGGCCGCCCTGGAGGCCACCAGCCGCTACATGGCCCGCGACCTGGGCAAGCAGAACATCCGCTGCAACCTCATCTCCGCCGGCCCCATCGGCTCCATGGCCGCCAAGTCCATCCCGGGCTTCGGCGAGCTGGCCTCCGTGTGGGACACCCGCGCCCCGCTGGAGTGGGACCTGAAGGACCCGGAGCCGGCCGGCAAGGGCGTCGTCGCCCTCCTGAGCGACTGGTTCCCGAAGACCACGGGCGAGATCATCCACGTGGACGGCGGTCTGCACGCCATCGGCGCGTAA
- the fabG gene encoding 3-oxoacyl-[acyl-carrier-protein] reductase, producing the protein MSRSVLVTGGNRGIGLAIARAFADAGDKVAITYRSGEPPAGFLAVKCDITDSEQVEQAYKEIEAEHGPVEVLIANAGVTKDQLLMRMSEEDFTSVIDTNLTGTFRVVKRANRGMLRAKKGRVVLISSVVGLLGSAGQANYAASKAALVGFARSLARELGSRNLTFNVVAPGFVDTDMTQALTEEQRANIVSQVPLGRYAQPEEIAATVRFLASDDASYITGAVIPVDGGLGMGH; encoded by the coding sequence TTGAGCCGCTCGGTTCTCGTCACCGGAGGCAACCGGGGCATCGGCCTCGCCATCGCCCGCGCATTCGCCGACGCAGGCGACAAGGTCGCCATCACGTACCGGTCCGGCGAGCCGCCGGCCGGCTTCCTGGCGGTCAAGTGCGACATCACCGACAGCGAGCAGGTGGAGCAGGCCTACAAGGAGATCGAGGCCGAGCACGGCCCGGTCGAGGTCCTGATCGCCAACGCCGGCGTCACCAAGGACCAGCTCCTGATGCGCATGTCCGAGGAAGACTTCACCTCGGTCATCGACACGAACCTCACGGGCACCTTCCGCGTGGTCAAGCGGGCCAACCGCGGCATGCTGCGCGCCAAGAAGGGCCGCGTGGTCCTCATCTCCTCCGTGGTCGGCCTGCTCGGCTCCGCGGGGCAGGCGAACTACGCCGCGTCCAAGGCCGCCCTTGTCGGCTTCGCACGTTCCCTCGCCCGCGAGCTCGGCTCGCGCAACCTCACCTTCAACGTCGTCGCGCCCGGCTTCGTGGACACCGACATGACGCAGGCGCTCACCGAGGAGCAGCGCGCCAACATCGTGTCCCAGGTGCCCCTGGGCCGTTACGCGCAGCCCGAGGAGATCGCCGCGACGGTGCGGTTCCTCGCCTCGGACGACGCCTCGTACATCACTGGAGCCGTCATCCCGGTTGACGGCGGACTGGGAATGGGTCACTGA
- a CDS encoding TldD/PmbA family protein yields the protein MPHSIDEAFTALPLRALADAALARARALGADHADFRFERVRSASWRLRDAKPAGSSDTTDLGYAVRVVHGGTWGFASGVDLTMDAAAKVASQAVAMAKLSAQVIKAAGSDERVELAREPVHAEKTWVSSYEIDPFSVPDEDKAGLLADWSARLLAADGVNHVDASLLTVHENKFYADTAGTVTTQQRVRLHPQLTAVAVDESSGEFDSMRTIAPPAGRGWEYLLGTGWDWDAELERIPGLLAEKMRAPSVEAGVYDLVVDPSNLWLTIHESIGHATELDRALGYEAAYAGTSFATFDQLGKLRYGSDLMNVTGDRTAEHGLATVGYDDEGVEGQSWDLVKEGTLVGYQLDRRIASLTGFERSNGCAYADSPGHVPVQRMANVSLKPDPGGLSTEDLIGGVDRGIYVVGDRSWSIDMQRYNFQFTGQRFFRIENGRLAGQLRDVAYQATTTDFWGSMAAVGGPQTYVLGGAFNCGKAQPGQVAAVSHGCPSALFKGVNILNTTSEAGR from the coding sequence GTGCCTCATTCCATCGACGAAGCCTTCACGGCGCTACCGCTGCGCGCACTCGCCGACGCCGCGCTCGCGCGGGCGCGGGCGCTGGGCGCCGACCACGCGGACTTCAGGTTCGAGCGGGTGCGCAGCGCGTCCTGGCGGCTGCGCGACGCCAAACCGGCCGGATCGTCGGACACCACGGACCTGGGGTACGCGGTACGGGTCGTGCACGGCGGGACCTGGGGGTTCGCCTCGGGGGTCGACCTGACGATGGACGCGGCCGCGAAGGTGGCCTCGCAGGCCGTGGCGATGGCCAAGCTGTCGGCCCAGGTCATCAAGGCGGCGGGGTCGGACGAGCGGGTGGAACTGGCCCGGGAGCCGGTGCACGCCGAGAAGACGTGGGTCTCCTCGTACGAGATCGATCCGTTCTCCGTGCCGGACGAGGACAAGGCGGGGCTGCTCGCCGACTGGAGCGCGCGGCTGCTGGCGGCCGACGGCGTCAACCACGTCGACGCGTCCCTGCTGACCGTGCACGAGAACAAGTTCTACGCGGACACGGCCGGGACCGTGACCACGCAGCAGCGGGTGCGGCTGCACCCGCAGCTGACCGCGGTGGCCGTCGACGAGTCCAGCGGCGAGTTCGACTCGATGCGGACGATCGCGCCGCCGGCCGGGCGCGGCTGGGAGTACCTGCTGGGCACCGGCTGGGACTGGGACGCGGAGCTGGAGCGGATCCCCGGGCTGCTCGCGGAGAAGATGCGGGCGCCGAGCGTGGAGGCGGGGGTGTACGACCTCGTCGTCGACCCGTCCAACCTGTGGCTGACCATCCACGAGTCCATCGGGCACGCCACCGAGCTGGACCGCGCGCTCGGCTACGAGGCCGCGTACGCGGGGACCTCCTTCGCCACCTTCGACCAGCTCGGCAAGCTCAGGTACGGCTCCGACCTGATGAACGTGACCGGTGACCGTACCGCCGAGCACGGCCTCGCGACCGTCGGGTACGACGACGAGGGCGTCGAGGGCCAGTCCTGGGACCTGGTCAAGGAGGGCACGCTCGTCGGCTACCAGCTGGACCGGCGGATCGCGAGCCTGACCGGCTTCGAGCGCTCCAACGGCTGCGCGTACGCCGACTCCCCCGGGCACGTGCCGGTGCAGCGGATGGCCAACGTCTCGCTGAAGCCCGATCCCGGCGGGTTGTCCACGGAGGACCTGATCGGGGGTGTCGACCGCGGCATCTACGTCGTCGGCGACCGGTCCTGGTCCATCGACATGCAGCGCTACAACTTCCAGTTCACCGGCCAGCGCTTCTTCAGGATCGAGAACGGACGGCTCGCGGGCCAGCTGCGTGATGTGGCCTACCAGGCGACGACCACCGACTTCTGGGGTTCGATGGCCGCCGTGGGCGGCCCGCAGACGTACGTCCTCGGCGGTGCCTTCAACTGCGGCAAGGCCCAGCCGGGCCAGGTCGCCGCGGTGTCGCACGGCTGCCCTTCCGCCCTCTTCAAGGGTGTCAACATCCTCAACACCACGTCGGAGGCCGGTCGATGA
- a CDS encoding metallopeptidase TldD-related protein, with translation MSARTSKPHEVVERALELSTADGCVVIADERSTANLRWAGNALTTNGVTRGRTLTVIATVDGREGTSSGVVSRSAVTADELEPLVRAAEAAARGAGPAEDGRPLVTGVPQSPDFTDAPTETSSAVFADFAPALGESFARARAGGRELYGFANHELVSSYLGTSTGLRLRHDQPNGTLEVNAKSPDRTRSAWAGRSTRDFKDVDPAAMDAELAVRLGWARKRVELPAGRYETLLPPTAVADLLIYQMWSAAARDAAEGRTVFSKPGGGTRIGERLSELPLTLRSDPNEPGLECAPFVLAHSSGDDASVFDNGLPLKATDWIREGELRHLSTTRHSAGLTGLPVTPSIGNLVLDGGEDRSLEDMVASTRRGLLLTCLWYIREVDPATLLLTGLTRDGVYLVEDGEVVGEVNNFRFNESPVGLLGRATEAGRTEKTLPREWSDWFTRAAMPALRVPDFNMSSVSQGV, from the coding sequence ATGAGCGCCCGTACGAGCAAGCCGCACGAGGTCGTCGAGCGCGCCCTCGAACTGTCCACGGCCGACGGCTGTGTGGTGATCGCCGACGAGCGGTCCACCGCGAACCTGCGCTGGGCGGGCAACGCGCTCACCACGAACGGGGTCACGCGCGGGCGCACCCTGACCGTGATCGCCACCGTCGACGGCCGCGAGGGCACCTCCTCCGGTGTGGTCTCGCGCTCGGCGGTGACCGCCGACGAGCTGGAGCCGCTGGTGCGCGCGGCGGAGGCCGCGGCGCGGGGCGCGGGTCCCGCCGAGGACGGCCGGCCGCTGGTGACGGGCGTACCGCAGTCCCCCGACTTCACGGACGCGCCCACCGAGACCTCCTCCGCCGTCTTCGCCGACTTCGCGCCGGCGCTCGGCGAGTCGTTCGCCCGCGCGCGTGCGGGCGGCCGTGAGCTGTACGGCTTCGCCAACCACGAGCTCGTCTCCAGCTACCTGGGGACGTCGACCGGGCTGCGGCTGCGGCACGACCAGCCGAACGGCACGCTGGAGGTCAACGCCAAGTCCCCGGACCGTACGCGTTCGGCGTGGGCGGGGCGCTCGACGCGGGACTTCAAGGACGTCGACCCGGCCGCGATGGACGCGGAGCTGGCGGTACGGCTCGGCTGGGCGCGAAAGCGCGTCGAGCTGCCCGCCGGACGGTACGAGACGCTGCTGCCGCCGACCGCGGTCGCGGACCTGCTGATCTACCAGATGTGGTCGGCCGCGGCCCGGGACGCGGCCGAGGGCCGGACGGTCTTCAGCAAGCCCGGGGGCGGCACCCGGATCGGCGAGCGGCTCAGCGAGCTGCCGCTGACGCTGCGCAGCGACCCGAACGAGCCGGGTCTGGAGTGCGCTCCGTTCGTCCTGGCCCACTCCTCGGGCGACGACGCCTCCGTGTTCGACAACGGTCTGCCGCTGAAGGCCACCGACTGGATCCGGGAGGGCGAGCTGCGGCATCTGTCCACCACCCGGCACAGCGCCGGTCTGACCGGGCTGCCGGTGACTCCCTCGATCGGGAACCTCGTCCTGGACGGCGGGGAGGACCGCTCCCTGGAGGACATGGTCGCCTCCACGCGGCGCGGTCTGCTGCTGACCTGCCTGTGGTACATCCGCGAGGTCGACCCGGCGACCCTGCTGCTGACGGGGCTCACCCGGGACGGCGTCTACCTCGTCGAGGACGGCGAGGTCGTCGGCGAGGTGAACAACTTCCGGTTCAACGAGTCGCCGGTGGGCCTGCTGGGACGGGCCACGGAGGCGGGGCGTACGGAGAAGACGCTGCCCCGGGAATGGAGCGACTGGTTCACCCGGGCCGCGATGCCCGCGCTGCGGGTGCCGGATTTCAATATGAGTTCTGTCAGCCAGGGCGTATAA